Within the Syntrophales bacterium genome, the region CCGGTTTCCTTTACCGCCCAGTTGTAACATTCATAGTGATCGCGCCCCTGCTGCTCTTTCGTTTGTCCCTCTTTCGGGTAAAAATAGACCTGTGCGGCAACACTGCCCTGTCTGTTTGGGCTGGATGTAGGGATGGGCTGCAAATCTCCACGATACTCACTTCTGTAACATCCTGACAAAATGAGTATAACCACAATAAATGCAAAAGAAAATTTGTTACTTGCGATTTTTACCCGAAATTCTGAAACAGTCATCATCACCACCTCGTTAAATATCTTTCAGTTGTAACTATACATAAAAAAGAGAATAAGTTGCAAGAGGCATTTTTCAGGAGGCCCTTTTATACGCTCTGAATTATAAAAAGGACAGCGTGCCAGGAAGACGGCGGCTCTGTATAATTGCCAGCAGAAGAATTTGTCAAAAACCACAGGCGCCTGTTTTTACAAGGATAAAGCATGCCGGTCATTATCAAAAGAGCTCTTTATGGTTTTATCGGCAGCGGAAGAAGTTTTTATACTTGCAAAAAAAGATGATGAGGTAGTAGATACAGTCAAAATTCAACCTCCAGCAGGGAAGAAAATAGATCAGGACGAATCCATGAGACGTATCGAATCACTTTTAGAAAAAAAAGAGGAAACCGTTCTCAACGTCTTTCAACTGAAGACAATGCTCCAGGAAAACGATACGCTGGCGATTCTGATATACGGCAGTCCCGATCCTGATGCAGTTGCCTCGGCGATGGCGCTAAGGGAATTGCTCAATCAGACTAAGCCGCTTGCCAAGTGTGTCTTTGTTGCCACCGAGCAGGTCATACGCCAGCAAAACGCCGAATTTATCAAGGAGATGAAGGTTGAAATACAGATGCTTGACAAGACTGATTTGAAGGAATATCGCCTTGTTGCGGTTGTGGATGCCCAGCCGACCTTCTTTAGGGAAGCGCTCGCCGATATAAAACCCCAGATCGTTCTTGATCATCATCCCTGCCGGACAGTCTGGCATGCCTCGCTGGCCGATGTGCGTGCTGATTACGGGGCCCTGTCCACGATCATGACGGAATACCTTCTGGTTGCGCGCACCAGAATTCCCAAGCGTCTTTATACGGCGCTTCTGTATGGAATCAGGAGCGATACCAATAATTTCGAACGCGACGCAAGGCTGGAGGATGTAAGCGCCTATTATTTCAACTTTATGCATGCCAATCGGCAGCTCATACGGCGCATCGAGTTAAACCAGATACCGGATCGATTTCTCAGGTACTTCGATTATGCCCACAAGCACAAGCGTCGCTATCGTGATCGAGTGGTCTGTTTTCTCGGGGCGGTGGAGAGCGCCGATGTCTGCGTGCAGGTGGCCGATTTCTATATCCGGATAATCAATGTATTCCACGTAATAATTGCCGGCATGGTGAAGGATCGTCTTATCATTATTTTCCGAGGGGATGGCTATCGTCATGACTGCGGCGCTATTGCGATAAGAGCTTTCGGGAGCATCGGTTCCGCCGGCGGGCATCGCAGCGCCGCCCGGGTCGAGATCCCTCTGGATGCCATGAAAAACATCATAGGGGATGATCTCTCCCAGGATGCGGTTAATCATTTTCTTGTTCAGCAGCTCCGGCGGAAAAAAGGGACAAGTTAAAAAAACAAGCGATAGTCTTCTTTTTATTCCTTTTCTTTGGAGGAAGTTGCCTCGGCTGTTTTGGGCAGTGCCGCGGTCTCGGCAGGGGCGGTTTTTGCTTCGCTGCTTTTTTCCGTTACGGGCGCTTTCTTTCCGCCGTAATCG harbors:
- a CDS encoding DHH family phosphoesterase encodes the protein MRRIESLLEKKEETVLNVFQLKTMLQENDTLAILIYGSPDPDAVASAMALRELLNQTKPLAKCVFVATEQVIRQQNAEFIKEMKVEIQMLDKTDLKEYRLVAVVDAQPTFFREALADIKPQIVLDHHPCRTVWHASLADVRADYGALSTIMTEYLLVARTRIPKRLYTALLYGIRSDTNNFERDARLEDVSAYYFNFMHANRQLIRRIELNQIPDRFLRYFDYAHKHKRRYRDRVVCFLGAVESADVCVQVADFYIRIINVFHVIIAGMVKDRLIIIFRGDGYRHDCGAIAIRAFGSIGSAGGHRSAARVEIPLDAMKNIIGDDLSQDAVNHFLVQQLRRKKGTS